TTCTATGTGGTGATAACATGATTGAAACTGCTGAGCATTTGTTACTCAACTGTGCTTTTTCACAAGCTGTTTGGGCACTTATTCCTAATGGCAACCTTGTTCTGCAAGATGCAAATGTTGGTATGGATATTAACTCTTGGATTAGTAAGTGGATTTCGTCTTGTAAAGACAAGTCAATGATGTGCAAAATTCTTACTACTGCCTGGACCATTTGGAGAGCCAGGTGTTTTAAGACTTTTCAAGGAAAATCTTTAAATGCCACTGCAACAACTACTTTTGCATTGAAACTTGCTGAAGAAACGCTTCAAGCAGTTCCTAGTAATTCTATGTCTGTTATTACACAAGCCACTACTCTTCAAAATCCTGCTAATAACTTGCCATCTAATTGTATTATGATGTATTGTGATGCCTCCTATATTACTATATCTAATAAGATTGGAATTGGCATCTACTTTGTTGATGAAACAAG
This sequence is a window from Papaver somniferum cultivar HN1 unplaced genomic scaffold, ASM357369v1 unplaced-scaffold_13036, whole genome shotgun sequence. Protein-coding genes within it:
- the LOC113332249 gene encoding uncharacterized protein LOC113332249; translated protein: MIETAEHLLLNCAFSQAVWALIPNGNLVLQDANVGMDINSWISKWISSCKDKSMMCKILTTAWTIWRARCFKTFQGKSLNATATTTFALKLAEETLQAVPSNSMSVITQATTLQNPANNLPSNCIMMYCDASYITISNKIGIGIYFVDETRSYGGCKTITGIARYSEEAESLAILDAAEWGRSLNFEVICINSDAKNPVSYIKNENCQTSWFSNSILDDCKFVLENFNFYEVRHVSRNSEFLSFADTAAKHCRQHNSS